The window TCTAAACCAACTTTGAAAACATTTTGCCAGTCTTGATCCTATAGGTCACAAATTGCAACCTCATCAGTTTGAGAGAACAATCACGGAATCCAATGACAACAgcatggtgggcaacaaatgaattcgaccaatcatagtgtcgcattgtGTATGTtttcacggaggcacgcgtatagcacatctataggatcctaccatcTTCTATGCTGGCGCCAAATCTGACTActccatagacttataatatatagagacggtatctcagcgagctgtcactgttgccacttttgtttagtgtacgattaacaatttaacaccaccttgctgtagccatgtcgataaagtcatatcgataaactatcgacatttcttacaattttaattttacttcaaaggtttgacgatatctaaaatgaacaaaaacgcttttattctttattgtggttatcagatcacaattttatcgtcacgccccagcagggaaccaagggaaagttcagatatttaattaaaatacataaatacctactaagatatgtgttccgcaataattgaaatattttattatattctaatatatttattattcattagcatttcaattatatatatgtttaacgaagatattgaagcttcaattaatagctatttcgttccgctgtgtagcgtttatcgatatataacatgattaaaatcgacttttgacatccctaaaagagcacacatacacgtttttacgcacacatacacagcctggatgcatcaaaaaaggcaacacttgatttgaagttcaccttgtcaacagtatggctgtccttttttgacaaatgacattttaaaagagcaaagagagagaaatgatactagttgctgcgctgTCAAATagaacagaaaacgtaggggccttggaCTGCTCCTGTGCTGCCCCTATATGTAGGTGATGTAGAGTATTTTTTGATATTGCCGCGTTTTTGCATGTTCAACTTTCATTAGCAGACTGTAGGTTCATGCAAGCTCCCTATAAAAGCCGTAGCTGACTACCGTActgcaccgcgaccttggtgcggtaaaatgtctctttctcgctctaacTTATAGCTGTGTCCTTAACGCACGTACAGCGACCActttacacagtacacactaTCGAAACGTGCGCCGTACCGCATGAAGGTCGCGATGCGGTGTGGTGTTCTCAAGTGTGGATGTATAAGCCGTAATATCAACTTCACAAATCGTGTAGAAGAAAGTCGTGTAGAGAAAAaccagactagtcaatttttcgccaagaTTGGCGATCATTTAATCAgatgattaaattgcccgatcgaatcaggacgtgcggacgcaaaccgctggcccaatattacagggttccatGTTAAGGCCCCTGTACGCAatgggccagtctgggggatgcatttatgcgttagagggagcaagtgatattgctatctcattctaccgcatggctgcgtcccttggactggctgGCGCTGgtccattgtgtacaggggcctttacattttcaagacagtcgaatttcaacttaatATCACTATGACACTGTTCAAATTTCAATTCGATAGAAgagaaacatagaaccctgtggaaccctgtaatattgggtcagcgaaacgccaatttggcttcCGATAATGACctatattaccgataaaatgaagtgcggacgcaagaataccaatttgtgagaccagtattttcgttctggggcattttttccaTTTAgggggctctaatatcaccataaatctaaaattggagattgacgcctatttcatttctgatgaaatcgaccgatttgatcagtcccgtctggataccgcttaagCATAAATACGGTTGACAGCATCTTTTGATATCTGTGGTTTGGCCatcctaaaaataaatattgtctatGGTTCAGTCTCCAAATCGGTGTGGTGGTCGATTTATCAATATTTTTCCAAGATTTGTGTGCTGAATAAAGGCGGGAACAGCTATTTCTCAGTTAAAACCTGCAAAAATGAGCGTAGAAGAAGATgttatgaaaatacaaaagaAATTGACCAAAATGACATCGGATGATGGCACGGTTAGTTTTATAGATAGAAATTAATGGATATAGATTTCCGTACAACAACGCTTGTCACAAAGCTTTGAACGCCGCTTACCTATAATTTCCTACATTACGAGAACGAAGTAACTTATTAAAACGGTATTTATAGGTTTACAAAACACCGGTTGAAGCTTTGCAAGCGGTGGTTGCAGCTATACTTATTAGTATTACAGTGAAATGATGAATGATCTTTTGTTGTTCATAGGGCCAAGAAGAAGCATTGGAGTTGCTTAAAACTCTGCAGACCATGGCTATTAACCTGGACGTGCTGACTAAAACAAGGATAGGCATGACTGTTAATGCTCTACGTAAGTCTAGTAAGGATGAGGAAGTGATATCTCTCtgtaaaacgctaattaaaaacTGGAAAAAGTTCTTGTCCGCGCCTAATACTCCGTCCAAGGAGTCTGGAGGGTCATCGAAGTCTAAAAAAGATTCTGGGAAAGACAAGGATAAGAAAGATGACAAGGAAAAAGATAAAAAGCTGCCCCAATCATTCCCACCTCAGTCAAACACAACTGATGCTGTAAGACTCAAGTGCAGGGAACTGCTCACTTGTGCACTTAAGGTAGACGGAGAAAACCCCAATTCTTGTGGAACACCAGAAGAGCTTGCTGAAGAATTGGAAGAATGCATTTATGGTGAATTTAAGAACACAGATATGAGATACAAAAACAGAGTGAGGTCGAGAGTAGCCAATCTAAAAGATCCTAAGAACCCGACCCTGCGCACAAACTTCCTCAATGGTGTCATTTCAGCTTCTCGGTTAGCTAAGATGACTCCAGAGGAAATGGCCAGTGATGAAATGAAGAaactaagagagaaattcattAAAGAAGCTATTGATGATGCTCAATTGGCCACTGTACAAGGAACCAAAACTGAAATGCTTAAGTGCGGTAAATGCAAAAAGAAGAATTGTACTTACAACCAGCTGCAGACCAGAAGCTCTGATGAACCTATGACCACTTTTGTACTCTGTAATGAGTGTGGTAACCGCTGGAAATTCTGCTAAGACTGCTTTTAATCTGTAGACGAATATTGTGTCAATGTATGATGTATCTTGTCATACAATGttttattatgaattatgattttgtttttttctattttactTGTGACCATACTGCTAAGTTTGACAGAGGAATCACATTAAGTAGATAAGGCATTCTTAGTTTAATACCAATAAATTAATGTGCTTATGTAAGTGAAATTATAGTTTCATTCAACCTTTTTAAAACAGCTGGGATTGTTTAAAACTTGTAATTGGAAGTGTCTTTTATTGGAAGGACACTTAttgtgttttattattatttattacattgtctGGTAGTATAGGCTTTCATGGAATGATAGTTCCTGCACCATGACGTTATAGCACTTAACCCTTTAGTTTTAGTCtgtagcggcaacatacttaCCATCATACTtaagggctcctctacatgatgggccaacgccggccactccaagggacgcatttatgcgttagagcgagcaagtgatattgctatctcattctaccgcatggctgcgtcccttgcagtggccggcgttagcccatcgtgtagaggagccataaaacaaAAAGCATCTCGACTAAGCATCTGTTTGAAATTG is drawn from Cydia fagiglandana chromosome 4, ilCydFagi1.1, whole genome shotgun sequence and contains these coding sequences:
- the LOC134663585 gene encoding transcription elongation factor S-II encodes the protein MSVEEDVMKIQKKLTKMTSDDGTGQEEALELLKTLQTMAINLDVLTKTRIGMTVNALRKSSKDEEVISLCKTLIKNWKKFLSAPNTPSKESGGSSKSKKDSGKDKDKKDDKEKDKKLPQSFPPQSNTTDAVRLKCRELLTCALKVDGENPNSCGTPEELAEELEECIYGEFKNTDMRYKNRVRSRVANLKDPKNPTLRTNFLNGVISASRLAKMTPEEMASDEMKKLREKFIKEAIDDAQLATVQGTKTEMLKCGKCKKKNCTYNQLQTRSSDEPMTTFVLCNECGNRWKFC